The following coding sequences are from one Salvia hispanica cultivar TCC Black 2014 chromosome 3, UniMelb_Shisp_WGS_1.0, whole genome shotgun sequence window:
- the LOC125209118 gene encoding putative F-box protein At3g16210, producing the protein MDTETLYLPEDIIQEILSYLPVKTLLRFRCVSKSWYCLIGSNRFIKTHLLKSKTHLPRHERWQNIFMSNSKNPNLLFKRCPHDDLIPIDDPINHHLIRGSKFVGHINGLVCIRNLPALFFLWNPATRISIQLTKPDCELECIVKSGFGWDPQSDAYKVFAVLSKKKIRVSKIYSSKTNAWKTVEQHGSLDLVDVDGEFSNGRIHWLLRNGWIETFDLRSEVFGRIELPTKQMVGDHIWLKSWTQCDLCVVYYDSDKKMREVWLILLELGEKQSWFELELDMRACLPYFKSKPCYCIESLMPPVSHKIT; encoded by the coding sequence ATGGATACCGAAACTCTCTATCTTCCCGAAGATATCATCCAAGAAATACTATCATATCTTCCGGTGAAAACACTCTTGAGATTCAGGTGCGTTTCGAAATCATGGTACTGTTTAATCGGCAGCAACCGATTCATCAAAACCCATCTCCTGAAATCAAAAACTCACCTCCCAAGACATGAGCGTTGGCAGAACATCTTCATGTCCAATTCCAAAAACCCTAATCTTCTATTTAAACGATGCCCTCACGATGATCTGATTCCCATAGATGATCCGATTAACCATCATCTCATCCGCGGAAGTAAATTTGTGGGTCATATCAATGGGTTGGTGTGTATTCGCAATTTACCAGCATTATTCTTTTTGTGGAACCCAGCCACTAGAATCTCTATCCAATTAACCAAACCAGACTGTGAGCTTGAATGTATCGTGAAATCAGGGTTTGGTTGGGATCCCCAAAGTGATGCATACAAGGTGTTTGCTGTTTtgtctaaaaagaaaataagggTGAGTAAGATTTACAGCAGCAAGACGAATGCATGGAAAACAGTAGAGCAGCACGGGAGTCTTGATTTGGTTGATGTGGATGGGGAGTTTTCTAATGGGAGGATTCACTGGCTTTTGAGAAATGGATGGATTGAAACATTCGACTTGAGGAGTGAGGTGTTTGGGAGGATAGAGCTCCCAACCAAACAAATGGTTGGCGATCACATCTGGTTGAAGTCGTGGACTCAGTGCGACCTTTGTGTGGTGTACTATGATTCTGACAAGAAAATGAGAGAAGTTTGGCTCATATTGCTGGAACTCGGAGAGAAGCAGTCTTGGTTTGAACTTGAACTGGATATGCGAGCTTGCCTTCCTTATTTTAAATCGAAACCTTGTTACTGTATTGAGAGTTTAATGCCACCAGTTTCTCACAAGATTACCTAA
- the LOC125209120 gene encoding secreted RxLR effector protein 161-like, with translation MKDCRPRDTSVAKGDKFSLNQCPENELARKEMESLPYASVVGSLMYAQVCTRPDIAFIVDMLGRYLSNPGMDHWKAVKRVLRYLQRTKDYMLTYRKSDQLEIIGYSDSDFVGCQGSRRSTSGYVFMLAGGAISWKSVKQTLIVTSTMEA, from the coding sequence ATGAAAGATTGTAGACCAAGAGATACCTCTGTAGCTAAAGGTGATAAATTTAGTTTGAATCAATGTCCCGAAAATGAGCTTGCGAGAAAGGAAATGGAATCACTTCCCTATGCATCAGTTGTAGGAAGTCTTATGTATGCACAAGTATGCACGCGTCCGGATATTGCGTTCATAGTGGACATGCTAGGCAGATACTTGAGTAATCCCGGTATGGATCATTGGAAAGCAGTCAAACGTGTTTTGCGGTATCTGCAAAGAACAAAGGATTATATGCTCACCTATAGAAAATCGGATCAGCTTGAGATCATTGGGTATTCTGATTCGGATTTCGTGGGATGCCAAGGCAGTCGTAGATCCACGTCAGGTTATGTCTTTATGCTCGCCGGAGGGGCTATATCTTGGAAAAGTGTTAAACAAACATTGATAGTCACCTCTACAATGGAAGCATAA